The sequence below is a genomic window from Ischnura elegans chromosome 2, ioIscEleg1.1, whole genome shotgun sequence.
AACTTCATAAACAAGTTCTGTTTCTTACCCTACATTAAATATACAGATGCATGACATTCATGGTTCTTCAGCATAGTATGTATTCATGGTGGGTTCAGAATACTACTTAAGAGTTATTTCCTGCACCTAGCCGCTTCACATTATCCTCAGTTGTCACAATTCTAATTATTTCCCCAACcctaactttcctggcttattggatagctgaaaattcattgatagttattacAAAATACTTTGACGTTGTCATGCCCTTCATTTATTTCTGTAtgaccaattttaattttttcttaagtaaGCTAGCTACCTCTTACCCATTCTCaagacgtgctcccacttcttgTAAGTGCAAAGCattattggaatttaaaaaatcaaaagatttttacTTGTATACTCCAAtgcaatgtataataattttaccttaattttctTAAGCATTTACCAACATAAAATCAGTAAATGAGATTCAGCTTAAAATTTCCACAAGGTCACCAGCTGTCACAGTTTTTTTACCTCCAcaattaataatcataatttaataatgcaACTGCTTATGAGTTGTACATATATAGGTTTAGTATGGTCTCCCTTAAACATTATTATACAAAACCATTATATTTCCAGACCAAACTTATAGACACAATTGTCTAAACCAAGTCATATCTGTAATAAACAGTCTAAGATATAACTTTTACAAATGACATctgcacttcatttttattttttctcctctatgTATATCAATTTCTGTATTTAGCTTACTAAATCTCCCTCTTTATCTTAATTTCAGGACCGTAATGGCAGAGCCTTCCTTTGAAATAATCCCAGTCATGCCAGAGGACCATGACAGGATCATGGCCTTCCTCCGGCGGACATTTTTTGTGGATGAACCTCTAAACATTGCCCTAGGTCTGCTGGATGGACAACCGAAATGCCCCGAAGATGGGCGTCCCAGCTGCAAGGCCCTTGAGGCCCACTGCCGGGAGGCCCTGTCCCACAACCTTTCGCTGATGGCCGTGGATGCCATGAATGGAAATGTCGTCGGAGTGACCCTGAATGCTGAGGCAACACCCGAAGGAAGTGAAGACTTAGCCACTGAAGCCATGCTCTGCCCAGACCCCAAGTTCAAGCGTATCCTCAACCTTATGGCACACATTGACAGGGAATGCAAGGTTTTCCAGAGGTTTGGGGTGAAAAGGTTGCTCGAAATGCGGATCCTCTCAGTGGACGGCGAGTGGAGAGGGAAGGGAATGGCGACCGCATTGATAAGGATGACCCTGCAGCAGGCAAAGGAGCTCGGTTACCCTCTTTTCAGGGTTGACTGCACCTCAGCTTTCTCGGCCAAGGCAATGGAGAGGGTAGGACTCAAAAAAATATACACGCTCAAGTACGAGGATTATCTGGAGGAGGACGAAGGGGATAAGTTTGAGAATGGGATAATTGACACAATCATGgcaagaatgaagaagagaaagcCAGTGTTCAAGCCAGCACCACCGCATGCTGGAGTCTCCGCTTTTGTGATGGAGATTGAAGGAAATTGAAGGACAACACTGGCAAGGGAGGGATACATATCGAAGGAAGATGATAAGGGTTTACTGGATCAATGCCAGGGCACAAGGATTGAAAGATTGCTTCTCTATACGAGGAGCAAACACAAAATTTTATGAGGCTGTTTCAGTCCACTATTCTATGGGCATCTTGTGGCCTCAGACCGACTGTCAACATTAACATCAGATGGGTTAAAGTCTTGATTATAAGACAGAAGGTACTCATAAATCATGAGACTTGGATGTATACTAAATTTACCagggagagagaaaatattttaattttaagcctTAAATTGTTAAAGCGTATCATCACttacatataaaaaaaaacattgaaccaTATCAAAAAACTAcatagcaaatgaaaaaaaataaccaaactaTTTTTCCCTTTCATGAGTTTTTGTGGCCAAAACCACTGACTCATCAActtattaaatacataatttatgtgattttttcttATCATGACGAATGGAATTTGCCAATCTGTTGACATTGCAACATGTTTGTGAATTAATGTATCTATACTTATAAAATGCAATATTAAGGCATGAGTGAATGAGTGCTCTTATTATCCAATTTAAAGTAATTATGAAGCCAAAATGTTTGTGTCATAGCAAATATCTAATTCACTTGttctgaaataaagttattttttgtatttttttattcattgagagCACAAAAAGattttaggaattaaaaaaataagatattaaaattaactACAGAAAATTTAACCACATAAAAGAAATTGActccaatgcaaaaaaaaaccttctaGCTACCAATTTCTGAATCGcgagaaaaaatttttatccaCAAAACTAACTTTTTATACTTTACATTTAAGACACATTTCAGGTCTCATCTTTAGGTAGTGGCTCAGTTAATTTATTCTtattcttattaatgtttttcaaagccaaaattttggtaagATAACTTCTCAGCATGACAATAAAGCATGTTGTATGCATTTCACATAGAAATATATTAAGTTTGCTTGGCTGGTAAGACTTCATCAAATTCGAACTATGTACATacttgaataaagaaaaaaatatcgagaaaaCCAGTCATATTACCTACTCTACAATCACctagttttttaaaacttaatctcTCTTAATTATTGATGACTGATACCAGTAAACAGGAATTAAAATATAGGCACTTTTACATAACTACATAAATTCATTCTAGGCATATGTGAATTTTGCAAAGATCCACACCAGATGGGTTCTAATGCTAATGGCCACTTAAAGAAAGATAAATGCACGTAAAAATGGTTAGGAATACAACTTCCAAAGAGAAgatcaaataatttttgcacaaTCACTGATCACATACCCCAAGGATTTTTCAAGAGTCTCTACAAAACAAGATTGAAATATATCCTTACTTACTTGTTGCATTAACATGTAAGGTCTAGAATATATTTGTCaatgcagcaaaaaatattgcatactaGTCGAGAGTCACAGAGCCAGCGATGCATCATCTTGAATGTGTGTGATGGAACAGAAATtgtaatcaaaattatttaccaGCCTGCTTCTACAAAGGAGGTAAGTCAAAAGGTTGTATCTGACATCTCTAAACACCAATGTAAGAGTACAGATTCTGACTTTATGTCCTCAGCCCATCAAGGAGCCCGAGGAGCAAACTCACAAACTATATGATACCGATAAGAATAATATACAATGTTTGAGTCTGATTTAAGACTCATCCAGTGAAACTTCCACGCATATAAAAGCATTGTATTTTCTCATTAATATCAATTCAAAGAGGATTGATTGCATTGAACAAAGCTtcactttcaataacattttgACTGTGAGGCATCACTATCAATGAGGATCTGACCTTACACCAAAGGTAGAGAATGCCAATCAGCTCAGTCTCTTTCATTGCAAATAGTACAATTTAAATTGTAAGAAGATAGAGTGAATGAGAATCAACACTACAAGATACTTCCCTTGATATATCATTTTACAGCTACTGAGAAGTAATAAATTGGTATTTAAGGGTCATAAACCATATAATAAACCGCATTAGATGCATAAAAACAAGACCAGAagagatattttgcaaataaaaattgccTCTTGAATTCCATTAACTTATAGCAGGTGAAGAATCAATCTTACTCTCGTTAATATGgtgtatggattaataaaatatataacagtATGCATGAAACTTGACTAAATTATATTGTACTGTTCTTGATGTGATGTACCTAACTCCCCTGGTAGTGATGAATAATTCCAAACTGCCATCACAATCACCCAACACTTTCCCATATTTTTATGTGTATGATGATGTCAGTGAATAAACACTTACAGCAAAgaatagaaattattttgaagggaataataattcttaatCATGCTATGATCCATAAAGAGAAAACTGACAAATAAGAAAAAGTGTGTGGTACTTGTTTCAAGAGaacaaaaagagaattttattatCATATCCTGTAGATAATAGGGGATATGTACTAAGAAAAGGCATCAATGTTCAAAAGTGAGAAGAGAGTTAGCACAATAAATTTAAGTTATGAAAGatggaaatgaaatgaattaacaTTAACTCCTTTTGCCTTCCTAACAAATAACAAAACATCCACAGAATAACACCCTCACAACCATCTTGGATTTAATGTCTTCTGTACACAGTAATTTTACATGCGTGCTCCTTAGTGAAAGGCATATTTCCAGCAACATTAAGGTAAGGAAGGGTTCCATAAAATTTCAAGGTGTTTAATACAGCATTGAACCAAGGGGCCAAACTAGGGCATGCAGGGAGAATACCTATCTCCAGCTGGAGGGGGCTTCCCCAAAAACTTTtccatataaaataataaaaaaggggtTATAGGCAGATTATAATATACCCATAGCAGTAAAATTTGTTAGAAAAC
It includes:
- the LOC124153752 gene encoding arylalkylamine N-acetyltransferase 1-like isoform X2 — encoded protein: MRTVMAEPSFEIIPVMPEDHDRIMAFLRRTFFVDEPLNIALGLLDGQPKCPEDGRPSCKALEAHCREALSHNLSLMAVDAMNGNVVGVTLNAEATPEGSEDLATEAMLCPDPKFKRILNLMAHIDRECKVFQRFGVKRLLEMRILSVDGEWRGKGMATALIRMTLQQAKELGYPLFRVDCTSAFSAKAMERVGLKKIYTLKYEDYLEEDEGDKFENGIIDTIMARMKKRKPVFKPAPPHAGVSAFVMEIEGN
- the LOC124153752 gene encoding arylalkylamine N-acetyltransferase 1-like isoform X1; translated protein: MADATLRTLSYHSGRDFVARDVVRSGRFRPRRRRRRRIEKKTVMAEPSFEIIPVMPEDHDRIMAFLRRTFFVDEPLNIALGLLDGQPKCPEDGRPSCKALEAHCREALSHNLSLMAVDAMNGNVVGVTLNAEATPEGSEDLATEAMLCPDPKFKRILNLMAHIDRECKVFQRFGVKRLLEMRILSVDGEWRGKGMATALIRMTLQQAKELGYPLFRVDCTSAFSAKAMERVGLKKIYTLKYEDYLEEDEGDKFENGIIDTIMARMKKRKPVFKPAPPHAGVSAFVMEIEGN
- the LOC124153752 gene encoding arylalkylamine N-acetyltransferase 1-like isoform X3, which codes for MAEPSFEIIPVMPEDHDRIMAFLRRTFFVDEPLNIALGLLDGQPKCPEDGRPSCKALEAHCREALSHNLSLMAVDAMNGNVVGVTLNAEATPEGSEDLATEAMLCPDPKFKRILNLMAHIDRECKVFQRFGVKRLLEMRILSVDGEWRGKGMATALIRMTLQQAKELGYPLFRVDCTSAFSAKAMERVGLKKIYTLKYEDYLEEDEGDKFENGIIDTIMARMKKRKPVFKPAPPHAGVSAFVMEIEGN